The proteins below are encoded in one region of Paenibacillus sp. YYML68:
- a CDS encoding alpha/beta hydrolase produces the protein MNSSHATHDPSCSSPHRLSYPDILQPDYETIVLLHGMGLSQEAWGTLPSLMSDKYNIWTYNLPGHGRRPVLLPLSWEALMTDFDQMTRPCAEQRIHLVGHGIGANLAVKLAAHQPERIHTLSLISARGYVPGSVTVEAMNYRRQLLQAGRPELLFHHITMAITNRPQHSAEFSLLLNAFRQADLTTYMSLMELFLQTDVLRDFSRLEAPTLLLSGELDLCLSPALTAITASYAKQARFRIVPRSSNACHLDAPELVAEWIMEHCEAGRSTLSQQQLPYSPISTRKVRDKLHQVILAGQQLLKEKNRLEVYTLGTFRVFARGVEIVQGWNRRSAKELLIYLLLHPTVTRQQLYDRLWPDVDLKSAQNRLRVSLSHLKQLLTLPGGENKNEYLMIDREHISLRADIECDLLTLLESIADWSNEPDETLRETIAQNLLDTYRKDGLNGYCEDWFLDIRRRIEEDMENIVIWYLERLRQGGHEQKVHKYERLLEEEPSAS, from the coding sequence ATGAATTCAAGTCATGCGACGCACGACCCATCTTGTTCTTCCCCGCATCGCCTCTCCTATCCGGATATTCTGCAACCTGACTACGAGACCATCGTCCTGCTTCATGGTATGGGTCTAAGTCAGGAGGCCTGGGGCACACTTCCATCACTCATGTCCGATAAGTACAACATATGGACCTATAACCTGCCCGGGCATGGAAGACGACCTGTGCTGCTTCCTTTAAGCTGGGAGGCCCTGATGACGGATTTCGACCAAATGACCCGCCCTTGTGCGGAGCAGCGAATTCATCTCGTCGGTCATGGCATTGGAGCAAATCTGGCTGTGAAGCTGGCGGCGCATCAACCTGAGCGCATACATACCCTATCGCTGATCTCTGCACGGGGTTATGTACCCGGCAGCGTGACTGTGGAGGCGATGAACTATCGGCGACAGCTTCTTCAAGCCGGTCGCCCAGAGCTGCTGTTCCATCACATAACGATGGCGATCACGAACAGACCTCAGCATTCCGCCGAATTTTCATTACTCTTGAACGCATTTCGACAGGCCGATCTAACGACATACATGAGCCTCATGGAGCTATTTCTTCAAACCGATGTGCTCCGCGACTTCTCCCGTCTCGAAGCACCTACCCTGCTGTTGTCAGGCGAGCTCGACCTATGTCTTTCTCCAGCGCTTACTGCCATTACCGCGAGCTACGCCAAGCAGGCACGATTTCGCATCGTACCCCGTTCCTCGAACGCCTGCCACTTGGACGCCCCTGAGCTCGTGGCGGAATGGATCATGGAGCACTGCGAAGCAGGCCGCAGTACATTGAGCCAACAGCAGCTGCCTTACTCTCCCATCTCCACGCGAAAGGTGCGCGACAAGCTGCATCAGGTCATTCTTGCGGGTCAGCAGCTCTTGAAGGAGAAGAATCGGCTGGAGGTGTATACGCTGGGCACCTTTCGTGTATTCGCGCGCGGTGTTGAGATCGTTCAAGGCTGGAATCGACGTAGCGCCAAGGAGCTGCTGATCTATTTACTTCTGCACCCCACAGTGACAAGACAGCAGCTCTATGACCGACTCTGGCCTGACGTCGACCTGAAGAGCGCACAGAATCGGCTTCGCGTCAGCTTGAGCCATCTGAAGCAGCTACTGACGCTACCGGGAGGCGAGAACAAGAACGAGTATCTCATGATAGACAGAGAGCATATTTCCCTGCGGGCCGATATTGAATGCGATCTGCTCACCTTGCTGGAATCAATAGCCGACTGGAGCAATGAGCCCGATGAAACGCTCCGCGAGACTATTGCACAGAATCTACTGGACACTTATCGTAAGGATGGACTGAACGGCTATTGCGAGGATTGGTTTCTCGACATTCGTAGGCGAATCGAGGAGGATATGGAGAATATCGTTATATGGTATCTGGAGCGGCTGAGGCAAGGGGGACACGAGCAGAAGGTACATAAATACGAGCGTCTATTGGAGGAGGAGCCTTCAGCTTCCTAA
- the clpP gene encoding ATP-dependent Clp endopeptidase proteolytic subunit ClpP, whose translation MNLIPYVVEQSSRGERAYDIYSRLLQDRIIFVPGEITDEAANSVIAQLLYLDAVDSDQDINMYINSPGGSITAGMGIYDAMHLVKADVSTLCIGMAASMGAFLLANGAKGKRLALPNSEIMIHQPLGGVRGQATDIEISAKRIIRLRDKMNKILSKQTGQALERIERDTDRDNYMDAYEASAYGLIDKVIHAAPLQHRAAGG comes from the coding sequence ATGAATCTGATTCCTTACGTTGTCGAGCAATCCTCCAGGGGTGAGAGAGCTTATGATATCTACTCTCGGCTCCTGCAAGACCGCATCATATTCGTGCCTGGAGAGATTACCGACGAAGCTGCCAATAGCGTCATAGCACAGCTTCTCTACTTAGATGCTGTCGATTCGGACCAAGATATTAACATGTATATCAACTCTCCAGGTGGTTCCATTACAGCAGGAATGGGCATCTACGATGCTATGCATCTAGTAAAGGCTGATGTATCCACACTCTGTATAGGAATGGCAGCTTCAATGGGGGCCTTCTTATTGGCAAATGGAGCGAAAGGGAAGCGGCTTGCACTTCCTAACAGTGAAATTATGATTCACCAGCCTCTCGGCGGGGTGCGAGGTCAAGCAACAGATATTGAAATAAGCGCCAAACGCATCATTCGATTGCGAGATAAAATGAACAAGATCTTATCCAAACAAACAGGTCAAGCGCTTGAGAGGATTGAAAGAGATACCGACAGAGACAACTATATGGATGCCTATGAAGCTAGCGCATACGGGTTAATTGATAAAGTGATACATGCAGCCCCTCTACAACATCGTGCTGCAGGGGGCTGA
- a CDS encoding MerR family transcriptional regulator: protein MNSYTAKQVAEILQKDDPRMNLRTVRYYTQIGMVPPLELMGNKRVYTDNHIHYFRAIITLSRTGETLASIQGTLKKLSLVDIEKISQQLTWYEPSRMIENETLKITDDVMITISPRISAELKQRVIDSVSQALRGDNQ, encoded by the coding sequence ATGAATAGCTATACCGCTAAACAGGTCGCGGAGATTCTCCAGAAGGATGACCCGCGCATGAATCTGCGAACGGTAAGGTACTACACTCAGATTGGTATGGTACCGCCCCTTGAATTAATGGGTAACAAAAGGGTGTACACAGATAACCACATCCACTACTTTCGCGCAATTATAACCTTATCAAGAACGGGGGAAACATTGGCTTCCATTCAAGGAACCTTGAAGAAGCTTTCCTTGGTGGACATTGAAAAAATAAGTCAGCAATTAACATGGTATGAGCCTAGCCGTATGATTGAAAACGAAACACTAAAGATAACAGATGATGTCATGATTACAATTAGCCCTCGAATTTCTGCGGAGTTAAAACAAAGAGTTATCGATTCAGTATCTCAGGCACTAAGGGGTGACAATCAATAA
- a CDS encoding class I SAM-dependent methyltransferase, whose amino-acid sequence MGAGTSKDLFTDDEIWEQAWRDDRDTVLNKMKEAGYDPTSAFNHKAKSFNEQAFNDEGRKRAKRIMNWIEGQGVTFENASVLDIGAATGGFSVSFAERGAHVTAVESALPLVELLEANLIEFDVGKVKIVHEPFESIDVQARGWSQAFDLVFVSMCPVIMDWESVERVLQCARRFCYISLPASTREHNLVKDIWPLVSDQPFQTKPTEIGYLLHLLYLKGYSYESLVTREMTRKEVSREKALQEIMDVLKFSGIPENEQNHNIVAEYLERTYPLDKVEIHQGGRFGKVLIRLQDQSMYARENV is encoded by the coding sequence ATGGGAGCAGGAACGAGCAAGGATCTTTTTACTGATGACGAAATTTGGGAACAAGCTTGGAGGGACGACCGCGATACCGTTCTGAACAAGATGAAGGAGGCCGGATACGATCCGACGAGTGCTTTTAACCATAAGGCCAAGTCTTTCAACGAGCAAGCATTTAATGACGAGGGAAGAAAACGAGCCAAACGAATTATGAACTGGATAGAAGGACAGGGTGTTACCTTCGAGAATGCCTCCGTTCTGGACATTGGTGCGGCCACAGGAGGTTTTTCGGTGTCGTTTGCGGAGCGTGGGGCCCATGTAACTGCTGTGGAATCCGCTCTTCCGCTGGTCGAACTTCTGGAAGCAAACCTTATAGAATTCGATGTAGGTAAGGTGAAGATTGTACACGAGCCCTTTGAGAGCATTGACGTACAGGCAAGAGGGTGGAGCCAAGCCTTTGATCTTGTTTTTGTCTCCATGTGTCCGGTCATTATGGATTGGGAAAGCGTGGAAAGGGTGCTCCAATGTGCGCGGCGGTTTTGCTATATCAGCTTGCCGGCGAGCACCAGGGAGCATAATCTTGTGAAAGATATTTGGCCGTTGGTCTCCGATCAGCCATTCCAGACCAAACCGACGGAAATCGGCTATCTGCTTCATCTGTTGTATCTTAAAGGCTATTCCTACGAATCTCTTGTCACGCGGGAAATGACGAGGAAGGAAGTCAGCAGAGAGAAGGCGCTTCAGGAGATTATGGATGTGCTGAAGTTTTCGGGTATACCCGAGAACGAGCAGAACCACAACATCGTCGCTGAATATTTGGAACGGACTTATCCATTAGACAAGGTGGAAATCCATCAAGGTGGTCGTTTCGGCAAGGTACTGATTCGATTGCAAGATCAGAGCATGTACGCAAGAGAAAATGTGTAG
- a CDS encoding cupin domain-containing protein has protein sequence MYPHPCYPRPWHYPMYGQGYGSNVPPSYSWYSPSYQPYGGSPSSPNIPSIPSIPLQDYGPRPLVVNIDQATKQNNTYRTALWTGRYFQVTLMSINVGDDIGLEVHPTTDQFIRIEEGQGLVQMGDRRDQLDFQVMAYDDFAIMVPAGKWHNITNTGHRPLKVYVIYAPPEHPYGTVHVTKADAQGKY, from the coding sequence ATGTACCCTCATCCATGCTATCCGCGTCCATGGCATTATCCGATGTACGGCCAAGGCTACGGAAGCAACGTTCCCCCCTCCTACAGCTGGTACAGCCCCAGCTATCAGCCGTATGGAGGCAGTCCAAGCAGCCCTAACATTCCGAGCATCCCGAGCATTCCCCTGCAAGACTACGGTCCACGACCGCTTGTCGTGAACATCGACCAGGCCACCAAGCAGAATAACACGTACCGTACCGCCTTATGGACAGGTCGGTATTTCCAAGTCACCCTCATGAGCATTAACGTTGGGGATGATATTGGCCTTGAGGTTCATCCGACGACGGACCAGTTCATTCGGATCGAGGAGGGCCAGGGGCTCGTACAGATGGGCGACCGCAGAGATCAGCTCGATTTTCAAGTGATGGCGTACGACGACTTCGCGATCATGGTCCCGGCTGGCAAGTGGCACAATATTACGAATACAGGCCATCGCCCGTTGAAGGTGTACGTTATCTATGCCCCGCCTGAGCATCCCTACGGTACGGTTCACGTAACGAAAGCCGACGCGCAAGGCAAGTACTAA
- a CDS encoding class I SAM-dependent methyltransferase, which translates to MGNTDIFEMMASTYDTPERIHIASVSSSAIRAYIENGQDKTAIDFGCGTGLVGLELASDFRHVTFLDTSPNMLKQIESKLAAASIHNADTLCLDLEAGIQPDLHADYVFMAQVLLHIQDIEPVLARLREVLNPGGHLLIVDFDKNEHVRSDKVHNGFDQGELAQLMTRIGYTNVTSKTIYTGKQLFMNQDASLFIMDATR; encoded by the coding sequence ATGGGGAACACCGATATTTTCGAAATGATGGCCTCCACCTACGACACGCCAGAACGCATTCATATCGCCAGTGTATCGTCCAGCGCCATTCGTGCGTATATTGAGAACGGTCAGGACAAGACGGCTATTGACTTCGGGTGCGGCACAGGGCTTGTCGGGCTGGAGCTGGCTAGCGACTTCCGTCATGTCACGTTCCTCGACACGTCGCCGAACATGCTGAAGCAGATTGAGAGCAAGCTCGCTGCCGCTAGCATCCACAATGCCGACACGCTATGCCTTGACCTCGAGGCTGGCATTCAGCCTGACCTTCACGCCGACTACGTGTTCATGGCCCAGGTGCTGCTGCATATCCAGGATATTGAGCCGGTGCTGGCCCGCTTACGTGAGGTGCTGAATCCGGGAGGCCATCTGCTGATCGTCGATTTTGATAAAAATGAGCACGTCCGATCGGACAAGGTTCATAACGGCTTCGACCAAGGCGAGCTAGCCCAACTGATGACGCGCATCGGCTACACGAACGTAACGTCCAAGACGATCTACACGGGCAAGCAGCTCTTCATGAATCAGGATGCGTCGCTGTTTATAATGGATGCGACTCGATGA
- a CDS encoding DNA alkylation repair protein: protein MDAATVMQELQALGKERTKKQYISNGAREPLFGVATGAMKPLAKQIKINQPLAEELYATGNYDAMYFAGIIADPKGMTTADYDRWMDAAYFYMLSDYVVAVTLAEAEMAHAQGVADQWIASGEELRMSAGWSCYCWLLGSRKDAEFSTDKLAHLLERVKPSIHSAPERAKYAMNQFIYTVAISYVPLHEQAVATAQAVGPVEVKRGDTGKSSLLVASDTIQKAIEKNQLGFKRRHVRC from the coding sequence ATGGATGCCGCCACCGTTATGCAGGAGCTTCAGGCGCTCGGCAAGGAGCGCACGAAGAAGCAGTACATCTCGAACGGAGCACGCGAACCGCTGTTCGGCGTCGCTACCGGCGCGATGAAGCCGCTCGCTAAGCAGATTAAGATCAACCAGCCGCTCGCCGAGGAGCTGTACGCGACGGGGAACTATGATGCGATGTATTTCGCCGGCATTATTGCCGATCCGAAGGGGATGACGACAGCCGACTACGACCGCTGGATGGATGCCGCTTACTTCTACATGCTGTCGGACTACGTCGTGGCCGTCACCTTGGCGGAGGCCGAGATGGCTCACGCTCAAGGCGTGGCCGATCAATGGATCGCTAGCGGCGAGGAGCTGCGCATGTCGGCGGGCTGGAGCTGCTACTGCTGGCTGCTCGGCAGTCGCAAGGACGCTGAGTTCTCGACCGACAAGCTCGCCCACCTGCTCGAGCGGGTCAAGCCGTCCATTCACAGCGCACCCGAACGGGCGAAATATGCGATGAACCAGTTCATCTACACGGTGGCCATCTCCTACGTGCCGCTCCATGAGCAGGCGGTTGCGACCGCGCAGGCTGTCGGTCCGGTTGAGGTCAAGCGGGGCGATACAGGCAAGAGCAGCCTCCTCGTCGCCTCGGATACGATTCAGAAGGCCATCGAGAAGAACCAGCTCGGCTTCAAGCGCCGGCACGTAAGGTGCTGA